Within the Onychostoma macrolepis isolate SWU-2019 chromosome 14, ASM1243209v1, whole genome shotgun sequence genome, the region ggttttgtggtccagggtcacatttatcaaATCATTTTACACTGCAATTACAGTTGCATAagtaattttttgaaattgatttaaatataacattttgaatatagaaatatgaaatgctatataaaactattatttatgaaacttaaaCTGACAGCAGATGGCGGGAAGGCTTAATGTGAATCAcagaatcattcattcaactggttCATTTATatcagctgattcattcaaggaAAAAACACCACTCTGTGTTGCTGAGAAACACAACTGTTctgctttgtttggaactatttatTTGGTGAATCTAAGCAAAAAcagttaatataattaatttgtttattgaaCATTGTATACAATGAATGTTGAATTTACAATCATGTTGATATTCAGGAAAATGGCActcttgcttgtgtgatattgctcaAGTGTATTATgttataaacataaaaacaaaaactcctAAAAGGGGCAATTTATATCTTGATTGAGGAATAGaggtaattttattattttggctGACATTTCTGACCTTGCACAACGATATTTTATGTCAACTCCAGACTAGCTTGCTTGATAAGTTTAATGGAGAGCTGTTGCCTAAGTTAGGCTGGCTgtatttagatgttttaataaTGGTTTAAATCCACAGCATTGACGAACTGTGCCAAAGTTAAGGGCAAACTGTTAATGAGCCATCACCAATGATGACTGGTCAGGgaggcatggatgaaagaagtGCAGGTGCTCGAGCACCTCTTGCGGTCTGTCTGTGCGCGTGTCTGAACATTATATAGCAAATGACTGAATTGAGATTTCAGCTTTTATGCACTGATTTTCTGCTGCTTGTGACATTgtcatgtgtttgtgttcagaCTCCTCCAGATGAGAAGTCCACTCAGTGGAAAGCACTGAATGAAGCTCTGAGTGACAGGGCCAGAGCCATGGAAGAGGCTGAAGAAGCCCTGATCAAAGCCAAGTGAGACCTCCTCCTGACAGATCTTAAATTACAGTTTCAATACACATTTCAACCAGTGTCCATTAGACTAGTTTgaggtctgtaagattttaaagaagtctcttatgctcaccagtgctgcatttatttgatcaaaacacaatataaataGTGATATATTgttaaacattattacaattttaaataacttttctatttgaatatattttataatgtaattgatttctgtgatgcaaagccaattttttgcatcattactccagtcttcagtgtcacatgatcctccagaagTCGTTTTAAAATGCTGAATTGGTGcctaagaaacatttcttattgatAGCAGCTTTGAAAACtatgtatttttgtgaaaactcatttttttcatgattccTTTATAAACAGAAGGTTCAAATTAAGAGCATTAATTTCAGctaaaaaatcttttgtaacattataaatttatttactgtcacttttgatccatttaatgcgtgcttgatttaataaaagtatgaatttaatttggataaaatcttactgacccctaaCTATGTTTTTTCCAGTTCTCAACTGTCCATTTCTACTGTCGAATGGAATAAACTGTCATAACGCTCAGCCCTACACAGAGAGGTGCTTAATTGTACCGTTttgttgatttttgttttgtgtgtatttagaGGAGAGCTTGAAAAATTACGTGGCGTGATCAACAGTGCAAAGCAATCCAAGATTGACACAGCGAGACCCCAAATCCTGGCCGCTGAGGAGAACTTGCACAGCATGATTGTGGATCTGGACAAAGTAGTAACCAAGGTAAGTATCTTAATCTGACTATGTTAATGTGCTTTGGTGGAACCCAGTACATTTAAATGAGAATTGAGCCTGTAATCTATTTAGTTTACACTCCCAGAGACTTTGGCGACACATCACCGTTGTCCCATCTGGAGTCTGTAACTCACACCTGGGTATTGTCTGTCTCTTCTGCAGGTGCAGACGGCACAGACAGAGGCGAAGATCGTGTCTCAGTACAGTGAACTGGTGAATGAAGCCAAAGCTCAGTTCCAGCAGGAGCTCGCCAACATCACACCTGAGATCCAGGCCAACTGGAAGGGACTCTGTAAGATCTCACATACTCTCCAGACTGCATGTTTATCATTGATCTCATGTTTTATGACTACTGGGTTTTTTCCTCCCTCGAGTGTTTGTCAGATTTAACTAGTTAAAATCTGGTGTATTTTTAGTAGGACTGTCAGAGTTAATGCATACAAATTACATGCTTAAAACATTTATTGAGCACAGAGAGCTGATGTTTCTCAGTAAATGGAGAAAGTCAATTAGTGAAAATGTACTTATAAATTAAACCCAGTAGGGAGggttaacaaaataatttattagtgAAATGGCATCATTCATAAACATCTTACAATTATAAAATCCAATAATTGtgcacattttgttttctttacttAAAAAAGGAACTGAATATGCTAACTGCcaacaaaaatgattaaattaattgtGATATAAAGTTTTAATCGACTTGCATTACTACTTTGtttgcacatttatttcaatgtaGCACAATAAAAATAGAATCTATTCTTTAGAGTTCTGATGAATTTTTCAACCTGTCTTtagatttgcatttctatttgcttttatttaactGTATAAACCATGTGTTTTAATATATCAAAGCAGTTATTATTATGACAACATTAAAAAGTCACATATAAAATGCCATTGCCTTAGATAACGATATATTAAAGCAagtgaaattaattttaatgaaagataGCATAAGCACACTTCTAGCAAAAGATTTGACTCAAATTTCACACAAATactaacaaaatgtaaaaaataccgGCATTGTCAGGTTTAAAATTCAGACCAACCTAATTATACAGGGCTTCCTCAAGACCAAATGATTCAGGTACCCCACCTACTAGTCGttttttaatcttatcattTTCTAGTTTCCacctattaaaataataataagctgCTGCAGTCATTATGTGCGTCACAGTGATGTCTACTCCTGTCATTCTTCCTGTAATGCTGCTCTCTGCTCTTTCTCAGCGGGAAAGCTGAGCGCAGATGATCTGAACTCTCTGATCGCTCACGCCCACCGGCGCATCGACCAGCTGAACCGTGAGCTGGCGGAGCAGCGGGTGAGGGAGCAGATCCACATCGAGGCGGCTCTGGAGCAGCAGAAGCTGGAGGATCAGAAAGCACTGGAGAAAGCTGTGGCTTCTGCCTTGGAGCACAGACGAGAGGACATGAGACTCgagcaggagaagaaggtgTGTGTGATTCAGCACTGTTGTGCTACTCTCACTTGCCCTGTTAaagcttacattttttttagaccatgaatatgtatttttatgcaaaCCTACGAATGACTTTGTGATAGACTTTTGTATTCCACCGTTTTCTAGTGATTATGAATTTATGCCTGTCTTGGAGGTTCGTAATTATATAACCATATAATTTCCATCTCTCTTTGCTGATTTTATTTCTGAAGAAcacttacaattttatttaagagtgtgtgtgtgtgtgtatatatatatatatatatatatatatatatatatatatatatatatatatatatatatatatatatatatatatatcaatttataaaaaattatagtttttaattatagttttttatgattttgtaTGACAGTAGGTTTAAATAGAATATCACTATGTTAGTTTTCTCAAGCCAACATAATTATAAACGTAAtcctaaatataaaaataaatttcctAAAAAGTTAATTGCACATTGCGCTGTGATGTTGAGagctttctctgtgtgtgtgtgtgtgtgtcaggctCAGGAGGTGCGTGAGGTGATGGAGGCTGAGATGAGGACACAGCTGCGTCGTCAGGCCGCTGCACACACAGATCACCTGCGGGACGTGCTGAAGGTTCAGGAGCAGGAGCTGCGCGAGGAGGCCCAGGAGGTGCCAACACTGCCTCTTTACATGCAAACAACTACATAGAATTGAACAGTTAAAGGACTTGTTAACTTGTTAAAAAAAGATGGTGCTATCTATTTGACTGACCAGTTTGGTGCTGGTTGTGGTACAGAAAGTAAAAATGATGCACCAAAATTTTGCAAACAGGAATACATTTTCTGTTTCAGCCAAAACCATTTTGGAGAGCCGAAGTCATTGACAGAAAACGTTAATTTAATTAGCGCCTCTCTGCATTTTACTAAATATATGCACTATTTTACATATTACTTATATTTTTGACTTAAACTGTTATCTTTAATAATCTTTGTATTGAATAAAGCTGTCTTGGAAACAAGTGTTTGTTACAGCtagcatttaaatataaaaataaattttaacaaCAAATTGGAGTAGaaacaattattatataattacaaattGATACAAAAACTGCCTTATGTGCAATTTATAAGTTTATATACAacttaagatttttatttgagtGTATGATtgttaaatacatttgattaattaattattaaaatttattttggtGTTGGTTAGAATGAATTTTGGTGCTCTTTTATTGCCTAACACTagtgctgtctgtctgtcaagaTTGAAAAAAGATTATAAAGTATATCTAAATggattattttctttcttttgtagaTTCTGAGCAGTAAGATGATGGAGCAAGAAACTCATTACCGTAGACTAACTCAAGAACAGCTGGACACCTTCACTTTGGACATGAACGCAGCTTACGCCCGTCTAAAGGGCATCGAAGACGCCATAGACAGTAAGCGTCAAACTACTTAAACTCTGCCAATAGTGTTAAAACATTCAACAGAAATGAAAAAGAAGGATCTTGCGCTTGGTTCCATTcacatgtaatacattttcaagtCAATAACAGAATCCATCAAAGAGCAAAAAAACTTGATTCTTGAAATTCGTTTGCTATGTATCCAAATAAAAGGATTACATGCCGACATACTAGTAGTCTTCTCTTATTCTTATAAAGTGCTCAGTGCATATTAAAATCAACAGACGTTTCGGTCACGCAGGACCTTCCTCAGTGTTCACATACTACTGAAACAGTTCATTTTTCTATTCAGTTCCTCACATGTCAACATACGTATATCTAATCAATTCAATTAATGAATCAGTGACAGACCAATTACTTCATtgtcaatttacaaatatatcCAGAGGAGATACAGAGaaatacagaataaaaaaaatatacaaaaaatgtcAAAGTCTCCATACAATCCATCATAATATAATTGACTGACATATGAAAAAAAGAGGgaatacattataaaaaaactaaatcttcATTCAAGCCATTTGGTTGTACAGTGTTAAGACGACAAATCCATTTACTTTCAGTTTGTAATAATTTCCGTTCCAAATTCGTATGATGTTACATTTAACAGAGGCAGTCTTAAATCCTCAGTTTGACCTTTGATTGattgtttaatattaaatgtttgcCATGTCTCCAGGTCACGTGATTGCTGAGGAAGAGGCCCGTAAGGCTCACCAGTTGTGGCTTTCTGTAGAGGCTCTAAACTACACGCTCAAGTCTGCAGGAGCCGATTCCCCCACCGAGCCTCTAGAGGGTGCTGTGCGAGCCATCAAAGAGAACTGTGCAGAAAACGAGTTCGCTCAGGCCTTGGCCACCGCTATTCCCGAAGAGTCTCTCAGCCGAGGAATCTACAGTGAAGCTTCCCTTCGCGCATGTTTCTACGACATCCGTCGACTCGCACGACGCGTGGCACTTATCGACGAGACCCGCAACAGCCTGTACCAGTACTTCCTGTCCTACCTGCAATCCATCCTCTTGCTTGAAAGGGAGCAAGTAGCTCCTCCTGCTAAACTAGCACCTGAAGATCTCGACACGTTCAAGCTGCTCGCCTACGCCACTTACAGCATTGAGCGCGGCGACCTGGAACTAGCCGCTAAGTTTGTCAACCAACTTCGCGGCGAGTCACAGCGCGTGGCGCAGGACTGGCTTAAGGAAGCCCGACTCACCTTAGAAACAAAGCAGGTGATTAGCCTGCTATCGGCATATGCTAATGCTGTAGGCTTGGGCACCACACAGGCCCCTTAGCACCCACTCTGTCAAGATTATGTAAATTATGAGGAGTGTTACTTGCCCGCTATTAACAGAACCTTCTGCTCCtctgtttaatttataaataggTTGTGTGCTAGCCaaaatttgtttttcttatctgTCCAAAGCACTTTTGCAGGAAGTCTTTGCCCTTAAAACAATTCTTAAGTGGCCTACCATCCAGAACGACCAGTAGTTGGTATGTGGGAAACACTCGGCAGTGGCACTCCTCAGTGTATATGGCGCACGTCTCACTGGTTAGCATTTAATGTGCATTTAGCAGGTTGAAGGGCCTCGTGGTCAGCAGTGTGACGCTAAACCTGTTCGCTATTTCAGAGTTCACATGTAATGCTTCAGTTATATTTACTGGTTGTTTATTAACCCAAACTGTTGAGAATAATCAGTCCTCTCATTCAGTATTGGAGATCAATAAATCATGGTTGTTGACAATAATGGCATTTGTTATTTGCATGACTGCATTGTTGTAAAAAGGGTCACATCTGGTTTAGTAGgggttcattttaatttacttatttattttttggaccCAGATTCATAACAGTTTGAGTGGCACATTTTAGTGTAGATTGTTGTGAATTGGTCACAATGTAATGAAGACTTTGAACAAAGATGCTGTTGAAAGATGGAGATGCTATATTGGATCTAACAGCAAACCTGTAATGCACAGGTAAGCAGATGTTACTCATTACACAAACCTTGTGTACTCCTGGAAGCTGCAGAAAGGCAGCCAATCAAATGGAGAAGGcacttttcagttttgtatgcGATGTACATTAGGCAGTAAATATAAAAGAGCTGTAGGTGGTCTGTGTGTGTTACTGTCATCGTTCGACTGCTGCAACGACAATAGCACAGAACACCAACAAGTTCTTAAAATAACGCACaagtaaatatttcacatttattctaCTTTTCTCAATACATATCATTTTAAAGCATCTTTtccaaaaaaaactaaacaattaTGAGTAATCTGTTTTCAGAGGTGTAATGTCTAAATGGCAAAAATGTACGGTTCTaagattatataaataatgcagTTAATGTCATGTATTTTTGCCTTTTGGCAAAgtgcatctcaggaaccgcactccagtAGTTTGTGTCTTATTTCTCAGACAGGTCCTTGATCTTGGATGGGTGAGGTGTggctggggtgcctcagggctcagttcttagACCGCTTCTCTTccctgtctacatggcatcactaggttttgtcattcagaaacatggcttttcatatcactgctatgctg harbors:
- the immt gene encoding MICOS complex subunit MIC60 isoform X2, whose product is MLRVCWKGAHAAARQCVCGKVKAHPLQHCRRYTTAGDSGSAAGKIVAASLLTVGGGLGGTILYAKWDPKFRANIEKSVPYSDQLFEMALGPPPPPLIPLQKKPGKIEPLQISSLSEASKESKQPKVKAKKSDPAPVVEEAPAPTPQTLKVEESKDHHEPALKERPAEEVSARLAQQDKAEQDALAALTAGLEESLGSSAKITLQAIGAQEAALTAIAAHTNKLKEAMDSQTPPDEKSTQWKALNEALSDRARAMEEAEEALIKAKGELEKLRGVINSAKQSKIDTARPQILAAEENLHSMIVDLDKVVTKVQTAQTEAKIVSQYSELVNEAKAQFQQELANITPEIQANWKGLSGKLSADDLNSLIAHAHRRIDQLNRELAEQRVREQIHIEAALEQQKLEDQKALEKAVASALEHRREDMRLEQEKKAQEVREVMEAEMRTQLRRQAAAHTDHLRDVLKVQEQELREEAQEILSSKMMEQETHYRRLTQEQLDTFTLDMNAAYARLKGIEDAIDSHVIAEEEARKAHQLWLSVEALNYTLKSAGADSPTEPLEGAVRAIKENCAENEFAQALATAIPEESLSRGIYSEASLRACFYDIRRLARRVALIDETRNSLYQYFLSYLQSILLLEREQVAPPAKLAPEDLDTFKLLAYATYSIERGDLELAAKFVNQLRGESQRVAQDWLKEARLTLETKQVISLLSAYANAVGLGTTQAP
- the immt gene encoding MICOS complex subunit MIC60 isoform X1, which gives rise to MLRVCWKGAHAAARQCVCGKVKAHPLQHCRRYTTAGDSGSAAGKIVAASLLTVGGGLGGTILYAKWDPKFRANIEKSVPYSDQLFEMALGPPPPPLIPLQKKPGKIEPLQISSLSEASKESKQPKVKAKKSDPAPVVEEAPAPTPQTLKEASAEAAHIISAISDVPSVPAPGTSDESPPGHTAAVEESKDHHEPALKERPAEEVSARLAQQDKAEQDALAALTAGLEESLGSSAKITLQAIGAQEAALTAIAAHTNKLKEAMDSQTPPDEKSTQWKALNEALSDRARAMEEAEEALIKAKGELEKLRGVINSAKQSKIDTARPQILAAEENLHSMIVDLDKVVTKVQTAQTEAKIVSQYSELVNEAKAQFQQELANITPEIQANWKGLSGKLSADDLNSLIAHAHRRIDQLNRELAEQRVREQIHIEAALEQQKLEDQKALEKAVASALEHRREDMRLEQEKKAQEVREVMEAEMRTQLRRQAAAHTDHLRDVLKVQEQELREEAQEILSSKMMEQETHYRRLTQEQLDTFTLDMNAAYARLKGIEDAIDSHVIAEEEARKAHQLWLSVEALNYTLKSAGADSPTEPLEGAVRAIKENCAENEFAQALATAIPEESLSRGIYSEASLRACFYDIRRLARRVALIDETRNSLYQYFLSYLQSILLLEREQVAPPAKLAPEDLDTFKLLAYATYSIERGDLELAAKFVNQLRGESQRVAQDWLKEARLTLETKQVISLLSAYANAVGLGTTQAP